GCCGGGGTCTTTCAACTCGGACAGGAGATTAAGAAGGCTCAGCGGCGCGCGGGATTCGCCCGGACCAGCGCTTTCTTCCATGTCTTTGTAGCCCCAGCACCCGTCGTCATACCGCGTCAGAAACACCGCACCGAAGGTGAACGACCCATCTTTGTCGATCACATATGTTCGATCCTCCAAAGGCACCTGATCAATGCTCTCAACCTTTGCTGCCGCATACCACGTCAAGCCAACCTTGCTGACTTTGACCAGTGTCGTGCGGCGCGTATCTGTCTCGAAGGTGCAGAGACGCGTGATCTCTGCCTTCTCATCGGCGTAGGTCTGAATCCGCCGGTCGGTGTAAAACAACCAGCCCACTACGCTGCCCTCCGGTCTTCAAGTTCCTTCAGCGCATCAAGCGGCACGCGATACGGCTGCATGGCGTCGAAGTCCGCACAGTTGCCGCAGTTCTGCACTATGGCAAAGGTGTCGCAGGCGTCCTTCAAGACCACTCGGAATGTTCCGCCAAGACCCGAAGGCACCTCATAGGTGCCACCAATCAAAAAATCCGACGCGCGGCGCACAAAGACGCGGATGGAATGACCATCGGTGGCCAGTCGAATGGCCCCCTGCCCGCGATCAATAAGTGTCTGCACATCGTCAAGGAAGTCTGTGTAGAACTGCCCGGTCAGATCGCGGAACGCCATTTGACGCCGTGCCATCCAATCGCTGTCCCGAAATGGATTGATGCCGTTCGCAAAGGCCAAGCTGGGATCGGACTGCTCGGTGGTGACAATACGCGTGGTAGAGCCATCGATACCGTTGGAGCGCAGATGCACGCCGTTGCCAACGATGAGGATCAGGGCCGGCTTGTCGATTGGCCCGTTCCAATTGGGCAGGAAGGTTGAACACGAGCGCGCGTGCGTGATTTGCGCCGCAACAGCGGACGCGGTGAACTTGAGAATAGCCATGGGGATGTCTTTCTTGATGTTTCAACGGGGTTTTCGGAATGTGACTCGCGCCTGATGTTTCCAAGCGCGGGTCTCCTCAAAGGATCAGGCGGCTTTCGCTTGAACAGTCTCGGTTTGAGCGGCGTCTTCCTCTGCATCCACAACCAAACTAACGCCACCGGTCGTTTGCATCATCGGCGGACACCATGCGGCAACGGCCGCGTGTTGTGCCTCTGTCAGCGTTGCAAATGGCTCGGCGAAAAGCTTGTCACAAAAGGCAACGATCTCTTTCTTGCTCATGGAGGCCAGTGTGACCGCCTCCTGCGCGAGGCCGAGCTCTTCGCCAAGGATTTTGAGCAGCCACGCCTTCTTGAACCGGTTGAACAGCGCCGCGTTCGGCGTCCAATGCGCGCGAATGTCAGGCATGACCTCGATCTCGAAGTCGTGCATCAGGCTGTCGCTCTGAACGCTGCGCGCCAAACAGGACTGCGTCGTGCTGGCCGTGGCATAGGCGACCAGTTTGGCTTTCTCGCCAGCTTCAAGTGCGCGGAACGACGCAAACTGATCTGCCGGAGACTTCGCCTCGTCCGCCCAGGACAGATCGAGCGCGTCATGCGCCTCGGCCACCTGTTCCAGCGATGTGCCATCGATCTCATCCATCTTGGCGTGGCTGCGGTATTCCTTGCGGGCCTCGACCTTGATGCCGTGGGTTGCGCTCATGCCACCAAGCACATCCGTGACCAGCTTGAACAATGTCAGATCGAGCGTGGCTTCGGGATGCAGGGTCATGGCAGCCCCGAGCGCCATTGCCCGTTCGGTCTTGAGGTCTTGGGTCAGCGAGGCGGGATAGACGATTGCGTCTGCGCCCTGCCCTTCTGCGTCGCCAGACGTGCCACTGGCGCTGGTCGTCTGCGATGTCGCCTCAGGCTTGTCCTCTGGCCGTACCAAGCCGACATGCAGCGTAATTTTGCCGTTTGACCAGGATGCGATGACACCACCCTGCGCAAGATCGTCTGCACTGTAGGCCTCTTGCAGATCCCGCGCTTCTTCCTCGAGCGCATCCACGCGATCGTAGAGGGCATTGTAGGCATCCGTCTCGAGGGTTTCGTCCTCCATTTCAAGTTGCAGTTTCTCCAGCTCATCGGTGATTGCATCCACGCGCTTTTGACCAGTGGCATCAGGCTCGATCAGTCCCGGATAGACGCGACCATATTCTGCCATCGTTGCATAATCGTAGCGCACCAACGCCTCGGCCCATGCAAACCCCATTTGGGCCCGTGCCTCTTCGGCGGCGGCGGTGAGTTTCTCGACCATGATCACCTCGACCAGCGCGATGTCTTCCAACACCGAATGCTCCTCGAGCAGATCAGCAGCGATGGGACCACCCCGCGCCTCATAGTCCTCGCGCACGAAGGCCCCGATATCGTCGCTCACCTGCACACCGCGGGTTTTGAGCGCCTGACGCACCATATAGGCCTGCACATAGCTGTCATCGCCTGTCAGTGCCTCATACACCTCAAGCTGCACGGCCTGGCTTGGATGGTCCGCAAAGGCCTTCATTGTATCGAGCGTGATCGTCTTGGCGCGCGCCGCAGCGCGAATATCTGGGTGGATTAAACCATAACGCAAACGGCCTTTGACGGCGGCGATTGTTGTCCCGAAGGTCTTGGCGATGGTGTCCGGCGATTGGCCATCAACCTCCATCATGCGCGCAAACGCCTCGAACTCGTCGATAGCGTTCATCGGTGCCTGCGTGATGTTCTCGGCCAACGATAGGGCCGTGGTTACATCACAGTTGTCCGGCACCAAGCGGCATTCGATCTTGGTTTTGATGGTGAAGCCCTTGGCGGCCTTATCAGCGACCAATTCGTTCAAGGCAGCGCGACGTCGACCACCTGCCAATACGCCGAACTTGCCATCGATCTTTTGCACAAGCAGCGGTTGGATGATGCCCAGAACGCCGATGCTGGCTTTGAGGTTGGAAATATTGTCGGAGGCATATTCCTCCGGTGACTTGCTGCGCACATTGGCGGGGTGGGCGACAAGATCGCCAATGGCGACGGAAACGGATTTGAGTGCATTTGTCATGTGATGTCCTTATTGAGATGTTTGCGCCGCCCCGAACACTCGGAACGGCCTGACCAATCCCCGGATTTGAGGATCAAATGACAAAAGGCCCGCTTTCCCTTTGTAGGGGTCAGCGAGCCTTCAGATTGTGCTTCGTTTGTGAGGTTAGGCC
This genomic stretch from Sulfitobacter pacificus harbors:
- a CDS encoding DUF6927 domain-containing protein: MGWLFYTDRRIQTYADEKAEITRLCTFETDTRRTTLVKVSKVGLTWYAAAKVESIDQVPLEDRTYVIDKDGSFTFGAVFLTRYDDGCWGYKDMEESAGPGESRAPLSLLNLLSELKDPGSYAHAWRQRCRDWAAIPDYAEGDKVKLASPLTLSDGSTCQIVTATHYRRGRQKRRCYRIEETGSLVRLSKASLAGSELISREIAEGSAVLAEFFASHNV
- a CDS encoding regulator gives rise to the protein MAILKFTASAVAAQITHARSCSTFLPNWNGPIDKPALILIVGNGVHLRSNGIDGSTTRIVTTEQSDPSLAFANGINPFRDSDWMARRQMAFRDLTGQFYTDFLDDVQTLIDRGQGAIRLATDGHSIRVFVRRASDFLIGGTYEVPSGLGGTFRVVLKDACDTFAIVQNCGNCADFDAMQPYRVPLDALKELEDRRAA
- a CDS encoding ParB/RepB/Spo0J family partition protein, with translation MTNALKSVSVAIGDLVAHPANVRSKSPEEYASDNISNLKASIGVLGIIQPLLVQKIDGKFGVLAGGRRRAALNELVADKAAKGFTIKTKIECRLVPDNCDVTTALSLAENITQAPMNAIDEFEAFARMMEVDGQSPDTIAKTFGTTIAAVKGRLRYGLIHPDIRAAARAKTITLDTMKAFADHPSQAVQLEVYEALTGDDSYVQAYMVRQALKTRGVQVSDDIGAFVREDYEARGGPIAADLLEEHSVLEDIALVEVIMVEKLTAAAEEARAQMGFAWAEALVRYDYATMAEYGRVYPGLIEPDATGQKRVDAITDELEKLQLEMEDETLETDAYNALYDRVDALEEEARDLQEAYSADDLAQGGVIASWSNGKITLHVGLVRPEDKPEATSQTTSASGTSGDAEGQGADAIVYPASLTQDLKTERAMALGAAMTLHPEATLDLTLFKLVTDVLGGMSATHGIKVEARKEYRSHAKMDEIDGTSLEQVAEAHDALDLSWADEAKSPADQFASFRALEAGEKAKLVAYATASTTQSCLARSVQSDSLMHDFEIEVMPDIRAHWTPNAALFNRFKKAWLLKILGEELGLAQEAVTLASMSKKEIVAFCDKLFAEPFATLTEAQHAAVAAWCPPMMQTTGGVSLVVDAEEDAAQTETVQAKAA